The following are encoded in a window of Lacinutrix sp. WUR7 genomic DNA:
- a CDS encoding Xaa-Pro dipeptidyl-peptidase — translation MKKRQHALGLFPLLFLAITIGFAQEKTVPVFENGEAQIVEGFSDYKEWIRHDLWVETTFNTDGDTTLDRMHVAVTRPKQTDTEGLKLPVVYVSSPYFAGVAADLPGVMWDVEHELGETAKERVHPEVVRRGKRPIISNSHIRKWVPRGYIVVHSSSPGTGLSQGSPTVGGQNESLAPKAVIEWLNGRAKGYTTPDGNEEVKATWSTGKVGMTGTSYNGTIPLAAATTGVEGLEAIIPIAPNTSYYHYYRSNGLVRSPGGYLGEDIDVLYDFIHSGDESKRPYNNKTVRDTEMKNGMDRITGDYNKFWEGRDYLNQMSNMKAALLMSHGFNDWNVMPEHSNRIYQKAKKMGLDTQVYYHQNGHGGPPPMTMMNRWFTHYLHGIDNGVENDAQAWIVREHDKQDNPTAYEAYPNPEAKSVTLYLEEGGNKTGALTWNKQKGQAKNLGSINAPNTKPKTETFVDDFNISGKEHAQALKSENRLLYVTPILKSEVHLSGESEITISVASNKSAANLSVWMVSLPWKENTKIITDNIITRGWADPQNSKSISESEDLKPGAFYDLKFKLQPDDQIIPAGQQIGLVIFSSDKEFTLHPKPGTKVTIDLNKTNISIPVVGGIDALIKATK, via the coding sequence ATGAAAAAAAGACAACATGCATTGGGATTATTTCCCCTCTTATTTTTAGCAATTACTATTGGTTTTGCACAAGAAAAAACGGTTCCTGTTTTTGAAAACGGAGAAGCACAAATAGTAGAAGGCTTTAGCGATTATAAAGAATGGATTCGTCATGATCTTTGGGTAGAAACTACCTTTAACACAGACGGAGATACTACCTTAGATAGAATGCACGTTGCCGTTACTAGACCAAAACAAACAGATACTGAAGGTTTAAAATTACCTGTGGTCTATGTTTCTAGTCCGTATTTTGCAGGTGTTGCAGCAGATCTTCCTGGTGTGATGTGGGATGTAGAACATGAACTTGGGGAAACCGCAAAAGAGCGTGTACATCCAGAAGTGGTACGAAGAGGAAAACGTCCAATAATTTCAAATTCTCATATTAGAAAATGGGTGCCTCGTGGTTATATCGTGGTACATTCGTCTTCGCCAGGAACAGGATTATCACAAGGTAGTCCAACGGTTGGCGGACAAAATGAATCGCTTGCACCAAAAGCCGTTATCGAATGGTTAAATGGTCGCGCAAAAGGATATACAACACCAGATGGAAACGAAGAAGTGAAAGCGACTTGGTCTACCGGAAAAGTAGGTATGACAGGAACTTCGTATAACGGAACCATTCCTCTTGCTGCTGCTACCACAGGCGTAGAAGGTTTAGAGGCTATTATTCCTATTGCTCCAAATACTTCCTATTATCATTATTATAGATCTAACGGATTAGTGCGTTCTCCAGGTGGTTATTTGGGTGAAGATATTGATGTGTTGTATGATTTTATTCATAGTGGTGACGAAAGTAAACGTCCGTATAACAATAAAACCGTTAGAGATACCGAAATGAAAAACGGTATGGACAGAATTACTGGAGATTATAATAAATTTTGGGAAGGACGTGATTATTTAAATCAGATGTCCAACATGAAAGCGGCTTTATTAATGTCGCATGGTTTTAATGATTGGAATGTGATGCCAGAACATAGTAATCGTATTTATCAAAAAGCGAAAAAAATGGGATTAGACACCCAAGTGTATTACCATCAAAACGGACATGGAGGACCACCACCAATGACGATGATGAATCGTTGGTTTACGCATTATTTACATGGAATTGATAATGGTGTAGAAAATGATGCCCAAGCTTGGATTGTAAGAGAACATGACAAACAAGATAATCCTACTGCTTATGAAGCGTATCCTAATCCGGAAGCTAAAAGTGTAACACTTTATTTGGAAGAAGGCGGAAATAAAACAGGTGCTTTAACGTGGAATAAACAAAAAGGACAAGCAAAAAACCTAGGATCGATTAATGCTCCAAATACAAAACCTAAAACGGAAACTTTTGTGGATGATTTTAATATCTCAGGAAAAGAACATGCACAAGCTTTAAAATCGGAAAACAGATTATTATATGTTACGCCTATATTAAAATCGGAGGTACATCTTTCTGGTGAAAGTGAAATTACTATTAGCGTTGCTAGTAATAAATCTGCTGCAAATTTATCGGTTTGGATGGTTTCTCTTCCGTGGAAAGAAAACACCAAAATCATTACAGATAATATTATTACTCGTGGTTGGGCAGATCCGCAAAATTCGAAATCCATATCCGAAAGCGAAGATTTAAAACCAGGAGCATTCTACGATTTAAAATTTAAATTACAACCAGACGATCAAATCATTCCTGCCGGACAACAAATAGGTTTAGTGATATTCTCTAGTGATAAAGAATTTACGCTACACCCAAAACCAGGAACAAAAGTCACTATCGACTTAAATAAAACAAATATTTCCATTCCTGTAGTTGGAGGAATAGATGCATTAATAAAAGCTACAAAATAA
- a CDS encoding tRNA-(ms[2]io[6]A)-hydroxylase → MLGLKLETDPRWVNIAESNLEDILVDHAWCEQKAATNAIKLVSLNPQHVDLVTDLLIIAQEELEHFQMVHNIIKERGYTLGPVKKDSYVNELAKFIMKGGNRNQQLVDRLLFSAMIEARSCERFRLLSTTMKDQELAKFYHDLMVSEAGHYTTFIGFARKYGEGIDVEKRWQEFLDFEGELIKSYGKSETIHG, encoded by the coding sequence ATGCTCGGACTTAAATTAGAAACAGATCCTCGTTGGGTAAATATTGCTGAATCCAACTTAGAAGATATTTTAGTAGATCATGCGTGGTGTGAACAAAAAGCAGCTACCAATGCTATTAAATTGGTGTCTTTAAATCCGCAACATGTAGATTTAGTTACCGACCTTTTAATCATTGCGCAAGAAGAATTAGAGCACTTTCAAATGGTGCATAATATTATTAAAGAACGCGGTTATACTTTAGGTCCAGTAAAAAAAGACTCCTATGTCAATGAGCTGGCTAAATTTATAATGAAAGGCGGAAACCGAAATCAGCAATTGGTAGATAGACTCTTGTTTTCGGCAATGATTGAAGCAAGAAGTTGCGAACGTTTTAGGCTTTTATCTACCACGATGAAAGACCAAGAATTAGCCAAGTTCTATCACGACCTTATGGTTAGCGAAGCTGGTCATTACACCACTTTTATTGGTTTTGCAAGAAAATATGGAGAAGGTATCGATGTAGAAAAACGCTGGCAAGAATTTTTGGATTTTGAAGGCGAACTGATTAAAAGTTATGGTAAAAGTGAAACCATTCACGGATAA
- a CDS encoding carboxypeptidase-like regulatory domain-containing protein, translating to MKNQIHVNITSPCSEDFQKFSPTAKGGFCDSCEKEVIDFTKMNAPEIIAYFKTREIENTCGRFNSNQLTTYSYQPEKSKIRNILSGIGLACLAIFSMTSAQAQEIKKAASTGNPSEINTIDQQQEIEVKGTILDENGLALPSANVILENSAIGTTTNFDGYFAFPKKLKKGDVLLISYLGYQTQKVVISNQNATSEINLQIDMSMPTVVLMGKVASKKVYASKRK from the coding sequence ATGAAAAATCAAATCCACGTAAACATTACAAGCCCTTGTTCTGAAGATTTTCAGAAATTTTCACCAACTGCAAAAGGAGGTTTTTGCGATTCTTGCGAAAAAGAAGTCATTGACTTCACCAAAATGAATGCTCCAGAAATTATCGCGTATTTTAAAACTAGAGAAATAGAAAATACCTGCGGAAGATTTAACAGCAACCAATTAACGACGTATTCATACCAACCAGAAAAAAGTAAAATCAGAAATATTTTAAGTGGTATTGGATTAGCGTGTCTAGCTATTTTTAGTATGACTTCTGCACAAGCACAAGAAATTAAAAAAGCAGCATCTACAGGAAATCCTTCCGAAATAAATACCATAGACCAACAACAAGAAATAGAAGTAAAAGGAACTATTTTAGACGAAAACGGTTTGGCATTACCTTCCGCAAATGTTATTTTAGAAAACTCCGCAATTGGAACGACTACCAATTTTGATGGCTATTTTGCCTTTCCTAAAAAACTAAAAAAAGGCGATGTTTTATTAATTAGCTATCTAGGTTACCAAACACAAAAAGTAGTTATTAGCAATCAAAATGCTACTTCAGAAATTAATTTACAAATAGATATGTCTATGCCTACAGTTGTGCTTATGGGAAAGGTTGCATCTAAAAAAGTGTATGCTTCAAAAAGAAAATAA
- a CDS encoding transglutaminase domain-containing protein encodes MKNILFYIAIFFLHSAIAQVSDFKNIDFTIADNTAMLHEGKSLENLPLLAHHLTSHLKTDVEKFRAIYTWVCKNIQGDANQDSKVTKQRKKLKNDSVAYLKWNNKYKKTAFKKLLKNKKTMCTGYAYLIKELCFLVHIECEIINGYGRSTEANITSLALANHSWNAVKLNNKWYLCDATWSSGYMMYDSFFIQDYNDGYFLTDPVLFAQNHYPLQKKWLLDSTLIASPFVASALVYGETFTHKMIAVHPKEMQVLSKVNEEIPFRIKTLKNGNTNSISLIQYSGKLEKTFPIYNLKNENGSLSFTTHIKRKGDYDVHIKMEEDIVATYTISVTKS; translated from the coding sequence ATGAAAAACATCCTCTTTTATATTGCTATTTTCTTTTTACATAGTGCTATTGCGCAAGTATCGGATTTTAAAAACATCGACTTCACGATTGCAGATAATACTGCGATGCTTCACGAAGGCAAAAGTTTAGAAAATCTGCCGCTGCTTGCGCATCACCTTACATCGCATTTAAAAACAGATGTGGAAAAATTTAGAGCAATTTATACTTGGGTTTGTAAAAACATTCAAGGAGATGCGAACCAAGATAGCAAAGTAACTAAGCAAAGAAAAAAACTCAAAAACGATAGTGTAGCATATCTAAAATGGAATAACAAGTACAAGAAAACAGCCTTTAAAAAGCTATTGAAAAACAAAAAAACCATGTGTACTGGTTATGCTTATTTAATTAAAGAATTATGCTTTTTAGTGCATATAGAATGTGAAATTATTAATGGGTACGGCAGATCTACTGAAGCGAATATTACCTCCCTTGCACTTGCAAACCATTCTTGGAATGCTGTAAAACTAAACAACAAATGGTATTTATGTGACGCTACCTGGTCTAGTGGTTATATGATGTATGATTCCTTTTTTATACAAGATTATAACGATGGTTACTTTTTAACCGATCCTGTTTTATTTGCACAAAATCATTATCCGTTACAAAAAAAATGGTTGTTAGATAGCACTTTAATAGCTTCTCCATTTGTTGCTTCTGCGCTAGTCTATGGCGAAACATTTACACATAAAATGATTGCTGTACACCCAAAAGAAATGCAAGTGCTTTCTAAGGTAAACGAAGAAATTCCGTTTCGTATTAAAACATTAAAAAACGGGAACACCAATAGTATTTCGCTAATTCAGTATTCTGGAAAGTTGGAAAAAACCTTTCCTATTTATAATCTAAAAAATGAAAATGGGTCCCTAAGTTTCACCACACATATTAAACGCAAAGGCGATTATGATGTGCATATAAAAATGGAAGAAGACATTGTTGCAACCTATACCATAAGCGTAACCAAAAGCTAA